A window of the Hevea brasiliensis isolate MT/VB/25A 57/8 chromosome 6, ASM3005281v1, whole genome shotgun sequence genome harbors these coding sequences:
- the LOC110663847 gene encoding cucurbitadienol 11-hydroxylase-like, with protein sequence MLTIGLFLVGLLLTYYMYWINKWRNPKCNGILPPGSMGFPLIGETLQLLTTSYSLDLHPFIKKRVQRYGPIFRSNVAGRPIVVSTDPEFNHYILGQEERLVEIWYLDTFSKLFLSESRINSAGYIHKYIRSFFLSNFGSENLKEQLLPQIEDMINKTLRSWSNQPSVDVKYFASVAVCDFTAKIFFSYDAEKLPEKLSETFAKFIEGLISFPLNIPGTAYHQCLQDHRKAMSILKKIIVERRNTVEKRGADVLDRCLNDMEKEKFLTDDFICMLMFGGLFASSESISSITTLMFKFLSAHPEVVQELKAEHVKILKNKKGSDPSSITWEQYKSMTFTHQVINETLRLGNVVPGLLRKAIKDFQFKGYTIPANWTIMMVTSACQINPDVYKDPLVFNPWRWKDIGSAIVSKNFTPFGKGTRQCAGAEFSKVTLSVFLHVLVTKYSWTMIKEAEVRRDPILGFGDGIQIKLVEN encoded by the exons ATGTTGACAATAGGATTGTTCTTGGTAGGATTACTGTTGACATACTATATGTACTGGATTAACAAATGGAGGAACCCGAAATGCAATGGTATTCTGCCCCCAGGTTCCATGGGATTTCCTCTTATTGGAGAGACCCTTCAGCTGTTAACTACTAGCTATTCTCTTGATCTTCATCCATTCATCAAAAAGAGAGTTCAAAG ATATGGACCTATATTCCGAAGTAACGTGGCCGGTCGACCGATTGTAGTTTCAACTGATCCTGAATTCAACCATTACATCTTGGGTCAAGAAGAGAGATTAGTGGAAATATGGTATTTGGACACATTTTCAAAGCTTTTTTTAAGTGAATCAAGAATTAATTCTGCTGGTTATATTCACAAGTACATAAGAAGCTTTTTCTTGAGTAATTTTGGTTCGGAGAACCTTAAGGAACAGTTGCTTCCTCAAATAGAAGATATGATTAACAAAACTCTTCGCTCATGGTCGAATCAACCATCAGTGGATGTAAAATATTTTGCTTCTGTG GCAGTTTGCGATTTTACAGCGAAGATTTTCTTCAGTTATGATGCTGAAAAATTACCTGAAAAGCTTAGCGAGACCTTTGCTAAATTTATAGAAGGTCTTATATCATTTCCCTTGAATATTCCTGGTACTGCATACCACCAATGTCTTCAG GACCACCGGAAAGCCATGAGCATTTTGAAAAAGATTATTGTAGAGAGACGCAACACTGTTGAGAAGCGTGGAGCAGATGTCCTCGATCGGTGCCTGAATGATATGGAAAAGGAGAAGTTCCTGACAGATGATTTTATATGCATGCTTATGTTTGGGGGTCTGTTTGCCAGCTCCGAGTCAATTTCATCAATCACAACACTAATGTTCAAGTTCCTTTCAGCCCATCCAGAAGTAGTTCAAGAGTTGAAG GCTGAGCATGTCAAAATTCTCAAAAATAAAAAAGGTTCAGATCCCTCATCAATCACATGGGAACAATATAAATCAATGACTTTTACCCATCAG GTCATCAACGAAACTCTTAGGCTGGGAAACGTTGTACCAGGGCTATTGCGAAAAGCGATTAAAGATTTTCAATTCAAAG GATATACTATTCCTGCTAACTGGACGATAATGATGGTCACTTCTGCTTGTCAAATAAATCCTGATGTATACAAGGATCCACTTGTGTTTAATCCCTGGCGCTGGAAG GACATTGGCTCTGCAATCGTGTCTAAGAATTTCACACCTTTTGGCAAAGGAACAAGACAGTGTGCTGGAGCAGAGTTCAGTAAAGTGACATTGTCTGTATTCCTCCATGTCTTGGTCACCAAATATAG CTGGACAATGATCAAGGAAGCTGAGGTTAGAAGAGATCCTATATTAGGATTCGGGGATGGCATACAGATAAAACTAGTTGAGAACTAG